In Debaryomyces hansenii CBS767 chromosome B complete sequence, one genomic interval encodes:
- a CDS encoding DEHA2B06666p (weakly similar to uniprot|P23060 Saccharomyces cerevisiae YCR019W MAK32 Protein necessary for structural stability of L-A double-stranded RNA-containing particles), with translation MAKDDPIFTSMGMFIIDENQYPPSSKKEPVHNIIGGGGTYAIIGSRIIAGAEKSKLICGIIDKGSDFPEIVEEEILSWNSGIVWKEDLSRLTTRGLNIYDEADIRHFKYKTDKKRIEAQDIVNHPYLIRSRTIHIISSVERCESIIDTILSNTPNDVIPTFIYEPLPDVCVASSYDKLTLLLPKIDVFTPNLNEMSNLANLARVPETMEDIKTLSSKFSPYLTKPNSGSVVRCGPLGCFIKTSKVEISLPAYHRNQDKVVDVTGGGNSFCGGFVTGLCLSKGDWVIGGICGNIASGCVIERLGMPRLYSGLSDEKWNGSSTSKRLKYYVDMNKSILDGTFDVTKIDWLA, from the coding sequence atggcTAAGGATGATCCTATATTTACGTCGATGGGAATGTTTATCATCGATGAGAATCAATATCCTCCATCATCTAAAAAGGAGCCGGTACATAATATTAtaggtggtggtggtaCTTATGCTATCATTGGTTCGAGAATCATTGCTGGTGCTGAAAAATCCAAACTAATTTGTGGAATTATAGATAAGGGATCTGATTTTCCAGAAATtgtggaagaagaaatcttGAGTTGGAATTCAGGAATCGTTTGGAAAGAAGATCTCTCTAGGCTAACTACTAGAGGACTTAATATATATGACGAAGCCGATATTAGACATTTCAAATACAAAACTGATAAAAAAAGGATTGAAGCGCAAGATATAGTCAATCACCCTTACTTGATAAGATCACGCACCATTCATATCATTAGTTCGGTTGAAAGGTGTGAATCCATCATAGATACGATTTTATCCAATACTCCAAATGATGTTATTCCAACTTTCATATATGAGCCTTTACCTGATGTCTGTGTTGCATCAAGTTATGATAAGCTAACCTTATTGTTGCCGAAGATTGATGTATTCACACCGAACTTAAATGAAATGTCGAATTTAGCAAATTTGGCTAGGGTACCCGAAACTATGGAGGATATCAAAACATTGAGTTCTAAGTTTAGTCCTTATTTGACAAAACCTAATTCTGGTTCTGTTGTTAGATGTGGACCCTTAGGATGCTTTATCAAGACTTCCAAAGTGGAAATTTCATTACCTGCATACCATAGAAATCAAGATAAAGTTGTAGACGTAACTGGTGGTGGTAACCTGTTTTGCGGTGGATTCGTTACAGGTTTATGCTTATCCAAAGGTGACTGGGTTATTGGTGGTATTTGTGGTAATATAGCTAGTGGATGTGTTATTGAGCGACTTGGAATGCCACGATTATATCTGGGTCTTTCGGATGAAAAATGGAATGGTTCATCTACCTCTAAAAGGTTAAAGTACTATGTAGATATGAATAAGAGCATTCTAGACGGAACATTCGATGTAACAAAAATTGACTGGCTAGCCTAA